From Kineosporia succinea, the proteins below share one genomic window:
- a CDS encoding glycerophosphodiester phosphodiesterase: MDRRTVITGLAVTPLAVATAEPAFAQSVSVSSRKGATLVIGHRGASGYRPEHTLASYELAARMGADFIEPDVVTTRDGVLVCRHEPEIGGTTDVADRPEFAARRKTKKLDGVDVTGWWAEDFTVRELKTLYAAERLPAVRQENTLYHRRLRVPTLDEVFQLRAELSRKLGRRIGIYPETKHPTYFRKLGLALEKPLLGLVRKYGLNHADAPIFVQSFETANLQQLRKLGLRAPAVQLLSATGAPYDLVAAGDPRTYADLITPSGLAGIARYAQGLGPDKNLVIPRTASNALGEPTALVGNAHKAGLLVHPYTFRAENTFLPKDYRVGTNENDYGRAIDEQIAYLEAGVDGVFTDQPDIGVFARSERAAA, from the coding sequence ATGGACCGTCGTACGGTCATCACCGGCCTGGCAGTCACCCCGCTCGCCGTCGCCACGGCCGAACCGGCTTTCGCGCAGTCGGTTTCGGTCAGTTCCCGGAAGGGGGCGACGCTGGTCATCGGGCACCGCGGAGCCAGCGGCTACCGGCCCGAGCACACCCTGGCCTCGTACGAGCTGGCCGCCCGGATGGGTGCCGACTTCATCGAGCCCGACGTCGTCACCACCAGGGACGGGGTGCTGGTCTGCCGGCACGAACCGGAGATCGGCGGCACCACCGACGTCGCCGACCGGCCCGAGTTCGCGGCCCGCCGGAAGACCAAGAAGCTCGACGGTGTCGACGTGACCGGCTGGTGGGCCGAGGATTTCACGGTGCGCGAGCTCAAGACCCTGTACGCCGCCGAGCGTCTGCCCGCCGTGCGTCAGGAGAACACGCTGTACCACAGGCGTCTTCGGGTGCCGACGCTCGACGAGGTGTTCCAGCTGCGGGCCGAGCTGAGCCGGAAGCTGGGCCGTCGCATCGGGATCTACCCCGAGACCAAGCACCCCACGTACTTCCGCAAACTCGGCCTGGCGCTGGAGAAGCCGCTGCTGGGCCTGGTGCGCAAGTACGGCCTGAACCACGCCGACGCGCCGATCTTCGTGCAGTCGTTCGAGACCGCGAACCTGCAGCAGTTGCGAAAGCTCGGGCTGCGGGCGCCGGCGGTGCAGTTGCTCAGTGCCACCGGCGCGCCGTACGACCTGGTGGCGGCCGGTGATCCGCGCACCTACGCCGACCTGATCACGCCCTCGGGACTGGCCGGGATCGCGCGCTACGCACAGGGTCTGGGGCCGGACAAGAACCTGGTGATCCCGCGGACCGCCTCGAACGCGCTGGGGGAGCCCACCGCGCTCGTCGGGAATGCCCACAAGGCCGGGCTTCTCGTGCATCCGTACACGTTTCGGGCCGAGAACACGTTCCTGCCGAAGGACTATCGGGTCGGCACCAACGAGAACGACTACGGCCGGGCGATCGACGAGCAGATCGCGTACCTCGAGGCCGGGGTCGACGGGGTGTTCACCGACCAGCCCGACATCGGCGTCTTCGCGCGGAGCGAGCGCGCGGCGGCCTGA
- a CDS encoding PspC domain-containing protein: MSGTQEPGGNAWGTPDSGVPGPAPMTGGQPPAGQPNAGQPNPGRPNPGPGAGGGTDGGPGDPGAPDGRTGWGPAPEPGSPHRRPGDDAFARLREFGAYRSSEGRWVAGVASGLARRFDIDQTLIRGAFVALSIVGGLGVALYGICWLLLPQEEDGRIHLQEAIRGRFSAGFFAAVVLSFAAIGGGGPWSHNGAGFWGFPGTIILAVLIVGGLWWMARNLPQPNGRGGAQPLNQPGAQPDPNAAGSSGLPYWTTPEGSRELGEKAARWGRETGDAISAWGKDFGNRQRTAHEEAAWQHHEAQRLVRARTAPSRRVRQVTLGLALIVATVVLMTEAFGDLPGWAGLTALGAAITVIAGGVVANGLMGRRSPGLAGLGILLTLFLSVGAVAQHAGVETSRHMAVIGSTSWTPKSAGDAASQYNLAIGEARLNITPAALEGATPTDPLEIQVNVGVGHLVLNLPAWAGYEVDARLGAGEMVEPGGAAYEVKGDSGNRSRTFTGGEGDPVLKIVAQQGVGQLEMNRVSQSGAEVEGAN, translated from the coding sequence ATGTCCGGAACCCAGGAACCCGGCGGCAACGCCTGGGGCACGCCCGACTCGGGCGTCCCCGGGCCGGCGCCGATGACCGGAGGCCAGCCGCCGGCAGGACAACCGAACGCCGGGCAGCCGAACCCGGGCCGGCCGAACCCGGGACCGGGCGCCGGCGGCGGAACCGACGGCGGCCCGGGCGACCCCGGTGCTCCCGACGGCCGGACCGGCTGGGGCCCGGCGCCGGAACCCGGCTCACCGCACCGCCGTCCGGGTGACGACGCGTTCGCCCGGCTGCGTGAGTTCGGGGCCTACCGTTCGTCCGAGGGCCGCTGGGTGGCCGGCGTGGCGAGCGGTCTGGCGCGGCGCTTCGACATCGACCAGACACTGATCCGCGGTGCCTTCGTGGCGCTCTCGATCGTCGGCGGCCTGGGCGTGGCCCTCTACGGCATCTGCTGGCTGCTGCTGCCGCAGGAGGAAGACGGCCGGATCCACCTGCAGGAGGCGATCCGCGGCCGGTTCAGCGCGGGCTTCTTCGCGGCGGTGGTGCTGTCGTTCGCGGCGATCGGCGGGGGCGGTCCGTGGTCGCACAACGGGGCCGGCTTCTGGGGCTTCCCGGGCACGATCATCCTGGCGGTACTGATCGTCGGCGGGCTGTGGTGGATGGCCAGGAACCTTCCGCAGCCGAACGGCCGGGGCGGCGCGCAGCCGCTGAACCAGCCCGGCGCGCAGCCCGATCCGAATGCTGCGGGCAGCAGCGGCCTTCCGTACTGGACCACCCCCGAGGGCAGCCGGGAGCTGGGCGAGAAGGCCGCCCGCTGGGGCCGCGAGACCGGTGACGCGATCTCGGCCTGGGGCAAGGACTTCGGCAACCGGCAGCGCACCGCGCACGAGGAGGCCGCCTGGCAGCACCACGAGGCGCAGCGTCTGGTGCGGGCCCGTACGGCCCCCTCGCGCCGCGTCCGCCAGGTCACCCTGGGCCTGGCCCTGATCGTCGCCACCGTGGTGCTGATGACGGAGGCGTTCGGCGACCTGCCGGGCTGGGCCGGGCTCACCGCCCTGGGCGCCGCGATCACCGTGATCGCCGGCGGGGTCGTCGCCAACGGGCTGATGGGCCGCCGCAGTCCGGGTCTGGCCGGGCTGGGCATCCTGCTCACCCTGTTCCTCTCGGTCGGCGCCGTGGCGCAGCACGCCGGGGTGGAGACCAGCAGGCACATGGCCGTCATCGGATCCACCTCGTGGACGCCGAAGAGCGCCGGCGACGCGGCCTCCCAGTACAACCTGGCCATCGGTGAGGCCCGGCTGAACATCACCCCGGCCGCGCTCGAGGGCGCGACCCCCACCGACCCGCTCGAGATCCAGGTCAACGTGGGGGTCGGGCACCTGGTGCTGAACCTGCCGGCCTGGGCCGGCTACGAGGTGGACGCGCGGCTCGGGGCCGGCGAGATGGTGGAACCCGGCGGGGCCGCCTACGAGGTCAAGGGCGACTCGGGCAACCGCAGCCGCACCTTCACCGGCGGTGAGGGCGATCCGGTGCTGAAGATCGTGGCGCAGCAGGGCGTGGGCCAGCTCGAGATGAACCGGGTGTCGCAGTCCGGTGCCGAAGTGGAAGGAGCGAACTGA
- a CDS encoding PspC domain-containing protein, protein MSTSTPLVGPDPVRGPGGPFPPGPPGPSGPSPLRRPPLVRPQEKRMLAGVAAGVAVHLGLPVNAVRFGFVVAAIMGGPGAVLYAWLWALVPDSSSAAAAEAAQQAAARAPYSGGPILGTQIGGRPFPANAPGAPAVGMTDAPAPTASTAPVGASGEPNGQTAPADLGPASAHAPSHPENAPLANTFEPVPDGSPATVTTPAGEVSDSATTTSTIDPDQQPRSVQETARAARAAAVAAAVEDVERQERSSRHTRLRADLFAGICLLAACGVLVANWSGLEVASGFTLPLLIVASGAVIAYAQFDEADRSRWFSSTGFTTRATTLRLMLGVVLVVLGIVLMVVQNADPMVLGQTLLATFAVLFGVAVVFAPWGVRFWRTLDAERTGRVRESERADIAAHLHDSVLQTLALIQRRSSDSAEVARLARAQERDLRGWLYGGGDNDPTMISARVAALAAEAEDVHGAVIEVVTVGDRPVDERAVSLLSALREAVANAARHAGGESVRVYVECMPDGIEAFVRDRGPGFDLAAVPEDRLGVRESIIGRMERHGGSARVRSEAGEGTEVRLLLPDRGSSEEEQ, encoded by the coding sequence GTGAGCACATCCACGCCACTGGTCGGTCCCGATCCGGTGCGTGGTCCGGGGGGCCCGTTCCCGCCGGGCCCGCCGGGTCCGTCCGGTCCGTCCCCGTTGCGCCGCCCGCCGCTGGTGCGCCCGCAGGAGAAGCGGATGCTGGCCGGGGTCGCCGCCGGGGTCGCGGTTCACCTCGGGCTGCCGGTCAACGCGGTGCGGTTCGGTTTCGTCGTGGCCGCGATCATGGGTGGCCCGGGCGCGGTGCTCTACGCCTGGCTCTGGGCCCTGGTGCCCGACTCCTCGTCCGCCGCGGCCGCCGAGGCGGCGCAGCAGGCGGCGGCGCGGGCTCCCTACTCGGGCGGCCCGATTCTGGGCACCCAGATCGGGGGACGCCCGTTCCCGGCGAACGCTCCCGGCGCACCGGCCGTAGGGATGACGGACGCGCCGGCACCCACCGCGTCCACCGCACCGGTCGGTGCGTCCGGTGAACCGAACGGGCAGACCGCCCCGGCGGACCTCGGGCCCGCGTCGGCGCATGCGCCCTCGCACCCCGAGAACGCGCCTCTGGCCAACACCTTCGAGCCGGTGCCCGACGGGTCCCCCGCCACCGTGACCACCCCGGCCGGTGAGGTGAGCGACTCCGCGACCACCACGTCCACCATCGACCCCGACCAGCAGCCCCGCAGCGTGCAGGAGACGGCCCGGGCCGCCCGCGCCGCCGCGGTGGCGGCCGCCGTCGAAGACGTGGAACGCCAGGAACGCTCGAGCCGCCACACCCGCCTGCGCGCCGACCTGTTCGCCGGCATCTGCCTGCTCGCGGCGTGCGGTGTGCTGGTGGCGAACTGGAGCGGTCTCGAGGTGGCCTCCGGCTTCACCCTGCCGCTGCTGATCGTGGCCTCCGGCGCGGTGATCGCGTACGCCCAGTTCGACGAGGCCGACCGCTCGCGCTGGTTCTCGTCGACCGGTTTCACCACCCGCGCCACCACGCTGCGGTTGATGCTCGGCGTGGTGCTCGTGGTGCTCGGCATCGTGCTGATGGTGGTGCAGAACGCCGATCCGATGGTGCTCGGGCAGACCCTGCTGGCCACGTTCGCCGTGCTGTTCGGGGTGGCCGTGGTGTTCGCGCCCTGGGGCGTGCGGTTCTGGCGCACGCTCGACGCCGAGCGCACCGGCCGGGTGCGCGAGTCCGAGCGCGCCGACATCGCCGCCCACCTGCACGACTCGGTGCTGCAGACGCTGGCCCTGATCCAGCGGCGCAGTTCCGACAGCGCCGAGGTGGCCCGGCTGGCCCGCGCCCAGGAACGGGACCTGCGCGGCTGGCTCTACGGTGGTGGCGACAACGACCCGACGATGATCTCGGCCCGGGTGGCGGCACTCGCGGCCGAGGCGGAAGACGTGCACGGAGCCGTGATCGAGGTGGTCACGGTGGGAGACCGGCCGGTCGACGAGCGAGCCGTCTCGCTGCTGTCGGCGCTGCGCGAGGCAGTCGCCAACGCGGCGCGTCACGCGGGCGGGGAGTCGGTGCGGGTGTACGTGGAGTGCATGCCCGACGGGATCGAGGCGTTCGTGCGTGACCGGGGGCCGGGCTTCGACCTGGCCGCCGTGCCGGAAGACCGGCTGGGAGTGCGGGAATCGATCATCGGCCGGATGGAACGGCACGGTGGGTCGGCCCGCGTCCGCAGCGAAGCAGGTGAAGGGACCGAGGTCCGGCTGTTGCTGCCCGACCGCGGTTCGTCTGAGGAGGAACAGTGA
- a CDS encoding LuxR C-terminal-related transcriptional regulator: protein MSQDVAAPTVKLPVRVVIVDDHRVFRSGVRAELAPAVSAGKLDIVGEAGDVEEAVAVVERTRPDVVLLDVHLPGGTIRPGGREVLSRSASLTATSPDAPGTRFLALSVSDAAEDVIAVIRAGARGYVTKSISGTELIAAVLTVASGDAVFSPRLAGFVLDAFGTGAGEVAQVDTELDRLSAREREVMRLIARGYAYKEVAKELFISVKTVETHVSAVLRKLQLSSRHELTRWAADRRLL, encoded by the coding sequence GTGAGTCAGGACGTCGCCGCACCCACCGTGAAGCTGCCGGTCCGGGTGGTGATCGTGGACGACCACCGGGTGTTCCGCAGCGGGGTCCGGGCCGAGCTCGCCCCCGCGGTCTCGGCGGGCAAGCTCGACATCGTCGGTGAGGCCGGGGACGTGGAGGAGGCCGTCGCCGTGGTCGAGCGGACCCGCCCCGACGTGGTGCTGCTCGACGTGCACCTGCCCGGCGGCACGATCCGGCCGGGAGGCCGGGAGGTGCTGTCCCGCTCGGCCTCGCTGACGGCCACCTCGCCCGACGCGCCGGGCACCCGCTTCCTGGCGCTGAGCGTGTCGGACGCCGCGGAAGACGTGATCGCGGTGATCCGGGCGGGTGCCCGGGGCTACGTGACCAAGTCGATCTCCGGCACCGAGCTGATCGCGGCGGTGCTCACCGTGGCGTCGGGCGACGCCGTGTTCTCGCCCCGGCTGGCCGGTTTCGTGCTGGACGCGTTCGGCACCGGCGCCGGGGAGGTGGCCCAGGTGGACACCGAGCTCGACCGGCTCAGCGCCCGCGAGCGTGAGGTGATGCGCCTGATCGCCCGGGGGTACGCCTACAAGGAGGTCGCGAAGGAGCTCTTCATCTCGGTCAAGACGGTGGAGACCCACGTGTCGGCGGTGCTGCGCAAGCTGCAGCTGTCGAGCCGGCACGAGCTGACCCGGTGGGCGGCCGACCGGCGGTTGCTGTAA
- the pcrA gene encoding DNA helicase PcrA: MSTLFDLPDFPPEPPAGAKGPRKAAKKAPAQATPEAAPAPESLLPPGSVAAEPTPESSGSAVVWPELATPGLAHGAVSSSSGPAESSSPEAAVPASVSPGPAGASSSVPEPSQKEPEPSKKEPELSKKEKARQLAAERSARRYPLPQLVKGDEAPAEEAPRRDLRAVAPNLDPEKLVEGLNEQQQAAVLHRDSPLLIMAGAGSGKTRVLTHRIGYLLAARGVRPGQILAITFTNKAAAEMRERVATMVGPRASSIWVSTFHSSCVRILRREAPNVGLRSNFSIYDSADSQRLIGLVARELDLDPKKYPPRGLAAQISNLKNELIDEETNASRVGEGSPAERNLAEVYTGYQRRLRQANALDFDDLIMTTVNILQAFPEVAEQYRRRFRHIMVDEYQDTNHAQYILIRELVGGEAATQSKRPADAGKPIIPMAELTVVGDADQSIYAFRGASIRNIIEFELDYPQARTIMLEQNYRSTQTILSAANAVIENNPDRKPKRLWTAGAPGAAITGYVADDEHDEAAFVTEEIEKLGRSDGVRPGDVAIFYRTNAQSRALEEVLVRAGVPYKVVGGTRFYERREIKDALAYLRVLVNPTDTVNLRRIINVPKRGIGDRAEGAIAALAERENIAFGDALLRAGEAPGIATRSLTAVQKFAGLLDQLRTLVEGGTDPGTVLEAVLEQTGYLDELQNSQDPQDETRVENLAELVAVTQEYARTTPEGSLQDFLEQVSLVADADEIPDDEETEGDEPKEDVGVVTLMTLHTAKGLEFPVVFLTGLEDGAFPHMRSLQEPKELAEERRLAYVGLTRAEQRLYITRAAIRSAWGQPSYNPPSRFLNEIPAELITWRRSESTSMRASTTPAVARLAQRPGGGSPGNRKVVNLSPGDRVTHDAFGLGRVIEVVGEGDKTVAHIDFGEGVKRLLLRYAPVTKL, encoded by the coding sequence ATGAGCACGCTATTCGATCTCCCCGACTTCCCCCCGGAGCCGCCGGCCGGCGCGAAGGGCCCGCGCAAGGCTGCCAAGAAGGCGCCCGCGCAGGCCACTCCGGAGGCGGCCCCCGCGCCCGAGAGCCTGCTGCCGCCGGGCTCGGTGGCCGCGGAGCCCACGCCGGAGTCGTCGGGATCCGCGGTCGTCTGGCCCGAGCTCGCCACCCCGGGGCTCGCCCACGGGGCGGTGTCCTCCTCGTCGGGGCCCGCCGAGTCCTCGTCCCCCGAGGCCGCCGTGCCCGCGTCCGTCTCACCCGGGCCCGCCGGCGCCTCGTCCTCCGTGCCGGAGCCCTCCCAGAAGGAGCCGGAGCCCTCCAAGAAGGAGCCGGAGCTCTCCAAGAAGGAGAAGGCGCGGCAGCTGGCCGCCGAGCGGTCGGCCCGGCGCTACCCGCTGCCCCAGCTGGTCAAGGGCGACGAGGCCCCCGCCGAAGAGGCACCCCGGCGTGACCTGCGGGCCGTCGCCCCCAACCTCGATCCCGAGAAGCTGGTCGAGGGGCTCAACGAGCAGCAGCAGGCGGCCGTGCTGCACCGCGACTCGCCGCTGCTCATCATGGCCGGCGCCGGTTCCGGCAAGACCCGGGTGCTCACCCACCGCATCGGCTACCTGCTGGCGGCGCGCGGTGTGCGCCCCGGGCAGATCCTGGCGATCACCTTCACCAACAAGGCCGCCGCCGAGATGCGTGAGCGCGTCGCCACCATGGTCGGGCCGCGGGCGAGCTCGATCTGGGTGTCCACGTTCCACTCCTCGTGCGTGCGCATCCTGCGCCGCGAGGCCCCGAACGTGGGCCTGCGCTCGAACTTCTCGATCTACGACTCGGCCGACTCCCAGCGCCTCATCGGCCTGGTCGCCCGCGAGCTCGACCTCGATCCCAAGAAGTACCCGCCGCGGGGCCTGGCCGCGCAGATCTCGAACCTGAAGAACGAGCTGATCGACGAAGAGACCAACGCCTCCAGGGTCGGCGAGGGCAGCCCCGCCGAGCGCAACCTGGCCGAGGTCTACACCGGCTACCAGCGGCGGCTGCGCCAGGCCAACGCGCTCGACTTCGACGACCTGATCATGACCACGGTCAACATCCTGCAGGCGTTCCCCGAGGTGGCCGAGCAGTACCGGCGGCGCTTCCGGCACATCATGGTCGACGAGTACCAGGACACCAACCACGCGCAGTACATCCTGATCCGCGAGCTCGTCGGCGGCGAGGCGGCCACGCAGTCCAAGCGCCCGGCCGACGCCGGCAAGCCGATCATCCCGATGGCCGAGCTCACCGTGGTGGGTGACGCCGACCAGTCGATCTACGCCTTCCGCGGCGCCTCGATCCGCAACATCATCGAATTCGAGCTCGACTACCCGCAGGCCCGCACGATCATGCTGGAGCAGAACTACCGCTCCACGCAGACCATCCTGTCCGCGGCCAACGCGGTGATCGAGAACAACCCCGACCGCAAGCCCAAACGCCTGTGGACGGCCGGGGCGCCGGGCGCGGCCATCACCGGTTACGTCGCCGACGACGAGCACGACGAGGCCGCGTTCGTCACCGAGGAGATCGAGAAGCTCGGCCGGAGCGACGGGGTCCGGCCCGGTGACGTCGCGATCTTCTACCGCACCAACGCCCAGTCCCGGGCGCTCGAAGAAGTGCTGGTGCGGGCCGGTGTTCCCTACAAGGTGGTCGGCGGCACCCGGTTCTACGAGCGCCGCGAGATCAAAGACGCGCTGGCCTACCTGCGCGTGCTGGTGAACCCGACCGACACGGTCAACCTGCGGCGCATCATCAACGTGCCCAAGCGCGGCATCGGCGACCGGGCCGAGGGCGCGATCGCGGCGCTCGCCGAGCGCGAGAACATCGCCTTCGGCGACGCGCTGCTCCGCGCCGGCGAGGCCCCCGGCATCGCGACCCGCTCGCTCACCGCGGTGCAGAAGTTCGCCGGCCTGCTCGACCAGCTGCGCACCCTGGTCGAGGGTGGCACCGACCCGGGCACCGTGCTGGAGGCCGTGCTCGAGCAGACCGGCTACCTCGACGAGCTGCAGAACAGCCAGGACCCGCAGGACGAGACCCGCGTCGAGAACCTGGCCGAACTGGTGGCCGTCACCCAGGAGTACGCCCGCACCACGCCCGAGGGCTCGCTGCAGGACTTCCTCGAGCAGGTGTCGCTGGTGGCCGACGCCGACGAGATCCCCGACGACGAGGAGACCGAGGGCGATGAGCCCAAGGAAGACGTCGGGGTGGTCACCCTGATGACCCTCCACACCGCCAAGGGCCTCGAGTTCCCGGTCGTCTTCCTCACCGGCCTCGAAGACGGCGCCTTCCCGCACATGCGCTCGCTGCAGGAGCCGAAGGAGCTGGCCGAGGAACGGCGTCTGGCCTACGTCGGCCTGACCCGGGCCGAGCAGCGCCTCTACATCACCCGCGCCGCGATCCGCAGTGCCTGGGGGCAGCCGAGCTACAACCCGCCCAGCCGGTTCCTCAACGAGATCCCGGCCGAGCTCATCACCTGGCGCCGCAGCGAGTCCACGTCGATGCGGGCGTCCACCACCCCGGCCGTGGCCCGCCTGGCCCAGCGCCCGGGCGGTGGCTCGCCGGGCAACCGCAAGGTCGTGAACCTGTCGCCGGGCGACCGCGTCACCCACGACGCGTTCGGCCTGGGCCGGGTGATCGAGGTGGTCGGTGAGGGCGACAAGACCGTCGCACACATCGATTTCGGTGAGGGCGTCAAGCGTCTGCTGCTGCGGTACGCGCCGGTGACCAAGCTGTGA
- a CDS encoding transglutaminase-like domain-containing protein: MRQLAADLREKHPDDESFARAAFEWVRDEIRHSIDARDPRITLTASEVLAEGVGFCYAKSHLLVALLRAQGVPAGFCYQRLTDDGDAFVLHGLISVYLKDGWHRQDPRGNKPGVDARFSLGAERLAFAVGAPGEIDYPGVHAEPAAAVVSALSGATDALVLANGHLPAAL, from the coding sequence GTGCGGCAGCTGGCGGCCGATCTGCGCGAGAAGCACCCCGACGACGAGTCTTTCGCCCGGGCCGCGTTCGAGTGGGTGCGCGACGAGATCCGGCACAGCATCGACGCGCGGGATCCGCGCATCACGCTGACCGCCTCCGAGGTGCTGGCCGAGGGCGTGGGGTTCTGTTACGCCAAGTCCCACCTGCTGGTGGCGCTGCTGCGGGCGCAGGGGGTGCCGGCCGGTTTCTGCTACCAGCGACTCACCGACGACGGTGACGCGTTCGTGCTGCACGGCCTGATCTCGGTGTACCTGAAAGACGGCTGGCACCGGCAGGATCCGCGTGGCAACAAGCCCGGGGTCGATGCGCGGTTCAGTCTGGGGGCAGAGCGTCTGGCCTTCGCGGTCGGCGCCCCGGGCGAGATCGACTACCCCGGGGTGCACGCCGAACCGGCCGCGGCCGTGGTGTCGGCGCTGTCCGGGGCCACCGACGCCCTGGTGCTGGCGAACGGCCACCTGCCCGCGGCCCTCTGA